A region of the Mus musculus strain C57BL/6J chromosome X, GRCm38.p6 C57BL/6J genome:
aataaaatagaatattttaaaagaaatggccAGAAAGTAGAAAAAATTAGTGATAATAAAAACCTTCACTTCAATACCTAAACCCTGCCAAAGTAGCAAAGCTGAAAATTCTAATTCTGTGCTGTGAGTGCTAAAAGGTTAGAGTGATGCTTGGAGTCTTCCTGGGAGGAAACCTGGATTACCTTTCTTGATATAGTTTACTCTAAGAAATAAGAGGGCCACCTTTAAAATCCAACAATAGGAATGTTGTCAAGTCTATTGGCAGATATACTCTATGTAGTGAGTAAAAATAAGAATTATGGGACTTGAGCATCAGATTGATGAAATGAGACAATTGAGTGAAAACCATCAAAGCAATATGGcctttgaattaaaaaataaagtgtgtagggctgcaaagatggctcagtggttaagtgtacttttagaggatctgggttcaattctcaggacccacatgacagttcacaatcatctataattctGCTCCAGGCGGATCTGGCATACTCTTTGGCCTCCACGGACACTGGGCTCCCAAATGTTGCACatagatacatgcaggcaaaacacccatatacattaaGCAGAAATAAAGGGTGTGGACCCCTAACAAGAAAAAAGgcgggctgagaagatggctccgTGAGTAAAGGTCCTTGGTGTAAAAGCTTCACCTCGGTTCAATTCCTGGATCACATTGTATAAATGAcccctaaaagttgtcctctgaacacacatatgcacacacatacacagagagacagagaggaagaggaagaggaagagggaggaagggaaagaggaggaaaggagagatggagggagggggagaggtgcacaggcagaaaacaggaaaaaatagtAAAGCATCACTCCAGCATTAACTGATGCTCTCGAGGTTATTATTACAAgtaatttcatgtgtgtgtgtgtgtgtgtgtgtgtgtgtgtgtgtataatttctcAAAAAGTATGATTTACATGATAGCATTAGCTAGCATCATCTATCTATACAGGTGAGTAGCTGCTATAAAAAGACagacatatttaaaaacaaccaagTTTATTTAGATTTGGGACTCTGGGTGGTTTTGTCTCTACTACCTGACCTCCTGCCACGACTTCTGGACCTTGACGAGCTACTACTCCGGCTCCGGCTTTGACTCCAACTCCTGCTCtggttcctgcccctgcccctgcccctgcccctgcccctgccgcTGCCCCggcccctgctcctgctccggcccctgctcctgctccggctccggctcctgCTCCGGCCCCGGCCCCGGCTTCGGCTACGGGTCCGActgcggctgcggctgcggctgcgACTGCGACTCCTGCTGCGGTGGCTCCTCCTGCTCTGGCTCCAGGGGCCCGGACTGTGGTCCTTTCTTCTTCTACTGGGTGAACTGCGCCTCTCACGACTCTTCATTCCATATCTGTGAGATTTCTTCACCCTGTGTCTGCTACTGCTCTTCCTGTCAGACTCGCCATTTCTCTTGTAGAAGTCGGGACtcgggctcctcctcctcctccttgaccTGCCATAGTATTCATCATAGTGACTggccctttccctcctctctgaaTTCTTACCGAAGGAGGAGCTAGTCCAATCTGGAGACGGGTAGAGGTCTCTATTAGCGTCCCTATATTCATTGTTGGGATTTCTGAACACGTGAAGAAAGTTGCAGTGCTTTCCTCTTGGACACTGCTGGACTTCAAATAAGCCTGTAAGGGCAAGTGAGAGGCAGCAATTACCACTGTATTACTGCGACTCGCTCTGTTTCTCAAGTCTGAGGATGGATTGTTTTCATACACTGCTCTGAAGGTCTAACATAGGAGGGGGAATCCTTCAACGTTCTTTACAAAATAAGAATAACATAATAAAtacccaggcatggtgacacagtagtgttcagccagggctacatagtgagtttaaggccagtctgggaatACAGGAGGTCCTAtctctaagacacacacacacacacacacacacacacaaagaaaacaaaataaaggcacTTTTGTGGCTGAAAGTATTTTCAGATGACCTTGGAGATcaggtactggtatagagaaTCTATCAAGAACTATAGCTGAATAATAAAATGATGTAGCTGATTAGAAGTTGGTAACTATCTAAATAGAGATCTCTCTAAAGAAGATATACCAGAATAATGAGACAAAAAAGTTAGTTATTAGTTACTGAGAAAAATACTAAagctgtttatattttgttgctGGTTTTAACGAAACAAAACTCCTGGTTTGAGGTTTGAGTTTTACTCAAGTATATCACTGGAATCACCCTGCATTTCTAGAACTCTAGAAACTTGCAAAATTAAACTTCCTATAAAAAAAATATACTACCATCCTGTTTATATACCCAACCCTtaatcttttatcttttttttttttttttttttttttggtttttcaagacaggatttctctgtatagccctggctgtcctggaactcactctgtagaccaggctggcctcgaactcagaaatccatctgcctctgcctcccaagtgctgggattaaaggcatgggccaccaccgcccagcttccaACCCTTAATCTTAGGGTGTAATAGTGGTTTTCATTTTCCTAGCAAGGAATTCgaaaattccatatatatatatatatacacacacacacatatatatatatacacacacacatatatatacacacacacacatatatatacacacacaaatatacacacacatatatacacatatatatacacatatatatatgtatgtattcctatatataatagagagagagagattgatttttcaagacaaggtttctctgtgtagccctggg
Encoded here:
- the Zrsr2 gene encoding U2 small nuclear ribonucleoprotein auxiliary factor 35 kDa subunit-related protein 2 isoform X1 translates to MFTTFGMEQCRRDDYDPDSSLEFSEEEIYQQFLDFYYDVLPEFKSVGKVIQFKVSCNLEPHLRGNVYVQYQSEEDCQAAFSVFNGRWYAGRQLQCEFCPVTRWKMAICGLFEVQQCPRGKHCNFLHVFRNPNNEYRDANRDLYPSPDWTSSSFGKNSERRERASHYDEYYGRSRRRRRSPSPDFYKRNGESDRKSSSRHRVKKSHRYGMKSRERRSSPSRRRKDHSPGPWSQSRRSHRSRSRSRSRSRSRSRTRSRSRGRGRSRSRSRSRSRGRSRSRGRGSGRGRGRGRGRGRNQSRSWSQSRSRSSSSSRSRSRGRRSGSRDKTTQSPKSK